From Calothrix sp. PCC 6303, a single genomic window includes:
- a CDS encoding DUF928 domain-containing protein — protein sequence MSQIKNSLKPQITIFFALFLWIICWIPSIAQSNQASPKQSEPDGSSRGRPSTRKGTGSRGDCPPVNIPLTALIPENNQALTLSEHPNVWVFVPYTSADIVAGEFVLQDEKDNDIYRTNFTPPDQPGIVSIDLKKSLSLQTNTTYQWYFKLYCSQQKLSNPIFVKGLIKRTTTNPEIEKKLKIAKTPQQRFSIYYQNNIWYEAVSELAKSYPHQPQNRSLFHDWFSLLKSVDLENLTSQPVIGDIKKVF from the coding sequence ATGAGTCAGATCAAAAACAGTCTCAAACCTCAAATTACAATTTTTTTTGCATTGTTCCTGTGGATCATCTGCTGGATTCCATCAATTGCCCAATCTAATCAAGCATCCCCAAAGCAATCAGAACCAGATGGTTCTAGCCGTGGCAGACCAAGCACTAGGAAAGGTACTGGCAGTCGTGGTGACTGTCCCCCTGTAAATATCCCCCTAACTGCTTTAATTCCTGAAAATAATCAAGCTTTAACATTGTCAGAACATCCCAATGTTTGGGTTTTTGTTCCTTATACATCTGCTGATATTGTCGCAGGTGAATTTGTTTTGCAGGATGAAAAAGATAATGATATTTACCGCACCAATTTTACCCCCCCAGATCAACCAGGAATCGTTAGTATTGATTTAAAAAAATCCCTATCTTTACAAACAAATACAACCTATCAGTGGTACTTTAAACTTTACTGTTCACAACAAAAATTATCTAACCCAATATTCGTTAAAGGCTTGATTAAAAGAACAACAACTAATCCAGAAATAGAAAAAAAATTAAAAATTGCTAAAACACCTCAACAGCGCTTCAGCATATACTATCAAAACAATATTTGGTATGAAGCTGTTAGTGAGTTAGCAAAAAGTTATCCCCACCAACCACAAAATCGGAGTTTATTTCACGATTGGTTTAGTTTATTAAAGAGCGTTGATTTAGAAAATTTAACTTCTCAACCCGTGATTGGAGACATTAAAAAAGTTTTTTAG
- a CDS encoding OmpA family protein: MKHEENKRPLPDFVQQTGRGAGSREQGGNGKIKERISLFILPYFLFASIPNIAAAQTQNTLKITVNSNADEIKPDDRVTLREAIALANNTLLIDKLSESEKNQVQPASGNSRIEFNLPAEQTTIQLTEILPALTSPGTIIDGTTQPGYDSTQPANATDFVPPLPTTPVVAITPAPGKEVFRGLSIVADDITIRGLSLYGFTAKYQTTASLPPADIFIASSDIKNHTNPAKNVVIENNWLGITPDAKMPETPSAFGVSVFNAVGTIIKNNRISYHDGSAIITGFRGEKTQVIENIIIGNGLAGMPDAIRLDGKVDKSEIHANLLCANDGSGIFLFKPEGAVEIKDNDIRYNGRRLRRAAVYLMGSDHKVTNNKIINQAGSGVVVTAFPPKGSFNNGVSVRNQIENNRFAKIEGLSIDLNTRGHADVQDFQRGDGKNPRRDTGNRRLDTGNAGINSPEFLSPEFLNINGKVNIDGIAEPGSEIQIYQVAEGGLNQVLTSVKADEKGKFAATLENLKPGSVVSAIASHPKYGTSEPAYSALVTSTNPEEMAQIRKNVALIEKQDELANPVGEIPNCTTPKPPEPVPEPPVEPTPEPPPEVIRLRVPNNIHYALNKDFISAESGKVLDKIVAVMQQYPTIVIELQGHTDSRASDAYNKDLAFRRAVNARNYLIKKGIAPERMTLRSFGERKLKTPGRDRVEHAQNRRVEVMFFDIRGVEIILESQDEDLQIER, encoded by the coding sequence ATGAAACACGAAGAAAATAAAAGACCTCTCCCTGACTTTGTTCAACAAACAGGCAGGGGGGCAGGGAGCAGGGAGCAGGGGGGAAATGGTAAAATAAAAGAAAGAATTAGTTTATTTATTCTTCCTTATTTCTTATTCGCTTCCATTCCTAACATCGCTGCTGCACAAACTCAAAACACTTTAAAAATCACAGTAAATAGCAACGCAGACGAAATTAAACCAGATGATAGGGTTACATTGCGAGAAGCGATCGCACTTGCCAACAATACCCTATTAATAGATAAACTTAGTGAGAGCGAAAAAAATCAAGTTCAACCAGCAAGTGGAAATTCGCGGATTGAATTTAACCTCCCTGCGGAACAAACCACCATCCAACTCACGGAGATTTTACCAGCTTTAACATCCCCTGGTACCATTATTGATGGAACAACCCAACCAGGTTACGACAGCACACAACCTGCAAACGCAACAGATTTTGTCCCCCCATTACCCACAACTCCAGTTGTGGCAATTACTCCCGCACCTGGAAAAGAAGTATTTCGCGGACTATCTATAGTTGCAGATGACATTACCATTCGCGGATTAAGTCTGTACGGCTTTACTGCCAAATATCAAACTACTGCAAGTCTTCCTCCTGCTGATATCTTCATCGCATCCAGTGACATCAAAAACCATACGAACCCAGCCAAAAACGTAGTTATTGAAAATAACTGGTTGGGAATCACACCCGATGCAAAAATGCCAGAGACACCTTCAGCTTTTGGGGTATCAGTATTTAATGCAGTGGGGACAATTATTAAAAATAACCGCATATCATACCACGACGGTAGCGCAATTATTACCGGATTTCGGGGAGAAAAAACCCAGGTTATCGAAAATATAATTATTGGTAACGGTTTAGCAGGAATGCCAGATGCTATCCGCTTAGATGGTAAAGTCGATAAATCAGAAATCCATGCTAATTTACTCTGTGCAAATGATGGTAGTGGAATATTTTTATTTAAACCTGAAGGTGCAGTGGAAATCAAAGACAACGATATCAGATATAACGGTCGCAGATTGCGACGTGCAGCAGTATATTTGATGGGAAGTGACCACAAAGTCACCAATAATAAAATTATAAATCAAGCAGGTTCCGGTGTTGTAGTCACAGCATTTCCTCCCAAGGGTTCATTTAACAACGGTGTATCTGTTCGCAACCAAATAGAAAATAACCGCTTTGCCAAAATCGAAGGACTCAGCATCGACTTAAATACCAGAGGACATGCTGATGTCCAAGACTTTCAACGGGGAGACGGCAAAAACCCGCGTCGGGATACAGGAAATCGTCGCTTAGATACTGGGAATGCGGGAATTAATTCACCTGAATTTCTTTCCCCAGAATTTTTAAACATCAACGGCAAAGTTAACATTGATGGAATTGCTGAACCAGGTTCAGAAATCCAAATTTATCAAGTAGCTGAAGGTGGGTTAAATCAGGTTTTAACTTCCGTAAAAGCAGACGAAAAAGGCAAATTTGCAGCAACCTTAGAAAATCTAAAACCGGGTTCTGTGGTGAGTGCGATCGCATCTCATCCCAAATACGGTACCTCGGAACCAGCATACTCGGCTTTGGTGACATCAACCAACCCCGAAGAAATGGCTCAAATTCGTAAAAATGTTGCACTTATAGAAAAACAAGACGAACTTGCAAACCCAGTAGGAGAAATTCCCAATTGTACAACTCCCAAACCACCTGAACCCGTCCCTGAACCACCAGTTGAACCAACCCCAGAACCACCACCAGAAGTAATTCGTTTGCGGGTTCCTAATAATATTCACTATGCACTCAATAAAGACTTTATTAGTGCTGAAAGTGGCAAAGTATTAGATAAAATCGTTGCGGTGATGCAGCAATATCCCACAATTGTCATTGAACTCCAAGGACACACAGATTCCCGTGCTAGCGATGCTTACAACAAAGATTTAGCATTCCGACGTGCGGTAAATGCCAGAAATTATCTGATTAAAAAAGGAATTGCACCGGAAAGAATGACACTTCGTTCCTTTGGGGAAAGAAAATTAAAAACACCTGGTAGAGATAGAGTTGAACATGCTCAAAATCGTCGTGTTGAAGTGATGTTTTTTGATATTCGTGGTGTGGAAATTATTTTGGAATCACAGGATGAGGATTTACAAATAGAGCGGTAA
- a CDS encoding zinc ribbon domain-containing protein — MFARINRFFRQFFHRSRTINNEPLNRVSLIVIVLIDIFILSNVFSGLDDISRWHFSPTEAYPCYSQWQNYRNETKKNKDFEIIKLALTQQKDNLSFPQQAQQSRLGKLSEICLSFDGIKNKVANTENKKILENITSNQSKISNLEQANRTIRNQYDSSLLEKIAGQPRNQSINTVGAEKAKQDLDKNTRNIATLNQENSNFQNQLLTNPDSYTFLVFLKDNDKFTVVEKGYNQAAFWYPSIQLALQSFFLLPLIIVALLVDKFAQRRRYGLVSLISWHLLVIFFIPLILKIFEFLQIGIIFKFIFDIVSNILGGLLFLVNYIYILLIPLIGFGIIKLAQKFVLNPKSQASNRIQKSRCVNCAKKIRHNDAYCPHCGYYQYVECPNCHSMTYKHLSYCKECGYSQESNNSD, encoded by the coding sequence ATGTTTGCCAGAATTAACCGTTTTTTTCGTCAATTTTTTCATCGAAGCAGAACAATCAATAATGAACCATTAAATAGAGTTAGTTTGATTGTTATTGTTTTAATTGATATTTTTATCCTGAGTAATGTATTTTCTGGACTAGATGATATTAGCAGATGGCATTTTAGTCCGACTGAAGCTTATCCTTGTTATTCACAATGGCAAAATTATCGGAATGAAACCAAGAAAAATAAAGACTTTGAGATTATCAAATTAGCCTTAACACAACAAAAAGATAATCTTTCATTCCCACAGCAAGCGCAACAATCTCGTTTGGGTAAGTTATCAGAAATATGTTTGAGTTTTGATGGAATCAAAAATAAAGTTGCCAATACGGAAAACAAAAAGATTCTTGAAAATATTACTAGTAACCAATCCAAAATTAGTAATTTAGAGCAGGCAAATAGGACTATTCGTAATCAATATGATTCCTCACTCTTAGAGAAAATTGCTGGACAACCTCGGAATCAATCGATTAATACAGTTGGCGCAGAAAAAGCCAAACAAGATTTAGATAAAAATACCCGCAATATCGCTACTCTGAATCAGGAAAATTCTAATTTTCAAAATCAATTACTCACAAACCCAGATAGTTATACTTTTTTAGTATTTTTAAAAGATAACGACAAATTCACGGTAGTTGAAAAGGGCTATAATCAAGCTGCTTTTTGGTATCCTAGTATTCAACTAGCTTTGCAGTCTTTCTTTCTGCTACCACTAATTATTGTTGCTCTATTAGTTGATAAATTTGCTCAACGTCGAAGATATGGACTTGTTTCTCTGATTAGTTGGCATTTACTAGTCATATTTTTTATTCCCCTCATTCTGAAAATATTCGAGTTTCTCCAAATTGGAATAATATTCAAATTTATCTTTGATATTGTTAGCAATATTCTGGGTGGTTTGCTTTTTCTTGTCAATTATATTTATATCTTACTAATTCCCTTAATTGGTTTTGGAATTATCAAACTTGCTCAAAAATTCGTTTTAAATCCCAAATCCCAAGCAAGTAATAGAATTCAAAAATCACGCTGTGTCAATTGTGCAAAGAAAATCAGACACAACGATGCTTACTGTCCCCACTGTGGTTATTATCAATATGTTGAATGTCCTAACTGTCACAGTATGACTTATAAACATTTATCTTATTGTAAAGAGTGTGGATATTCTCAAGAATCAAATAATTCTGATTGA
- a CDS encoding DUF1822 family protein, which produces MTFQLNELEEIYPENLWLTLSPEQKQDAWKKTFQQFDINHPNSWQIFINCLCQNEFLKWLKCDPDFQQDLNTFPEYQDANFWGFVNGSIITIGETKLVIVPTEKSHPMKIEIPQEWVDIPKFTPHYYLAMQVNLEDSWLRVWGYATHQQIANQAEYNKINKTYCLDREELVSDLNIMWVARELCPQQMFNNKLGTKVSNVSNIRSSEVLLKNLSCKNVVSPRLYADFQEWEILISSDNLRNQLYQRRCENFSEHQKQLSLHQVVSFSQWVENRFTAGWQNVDALLNLQKKTVVSQFRSDIALNKSRVKGAKLIDLGMQLGKQSVVLLVGISPEIDDRISIRVQLYPADEESYLPASMRLALLSQSGMLLQEVISRSHDSYVQLKRFKFPLGKSFSIQMVLGDVNIKEDFILDQLLGKLS; this is translated from the coding sequence ATGACATTCCAGTTAAATGAACTAGAGGAAATATATCCAGAAAATTTATGGTTAACATTATCACCTGAACAAAAACAAGATGCATGGAAAAAAACTTTTCAACAATTTGATATAAATCATCCCAATAGTTGGCAAATATTTATTAATTGTTTATGTCAAAATGAATTTTTAAAATGGTTGAAATGTGATCCAGATTTTCAGCAGGATTTAAATACATTTCCTGAATATCAAGATGCTAATTTTTGGGGATTTGTCAATGGTTCAATTATCACTATAGGGGAGACAAAGTTAGTAATTGTACCCACAGAAAAAAGTCACCCGATGAAAATTGAGATTCCCCAAGAGTGGGTTGATATTCCAAAATTTACTCCGCATTACTATCTAGCTATGCAGGTAAACTTAGAGGATTCTTGGCTACGTGTATGGGGATATGCAACCCACCAGCAAATTGCGAATCAAGCAGAATATAACAAAATAAATAAAACTTACTGTTTAGATAGAGAGGAACTAGTTTCAGATTTAAATATTATGTGGGTAGCACGAGAACTTTGTCCTCAACAAATGTTTAACAATAAATTAGGAACAAAAGTATCGAATGTTTCAAATATCCGATCTTCAGAAGTTTTGCTGAAAAATTTAAGTTGTAAAAATGTAGTTTCACCGCGTCTATATGCCGATTTTCAGGAGTGGGAGATTCTAATTTCTTCGGATAATTTACGAAATCAATTATATCAGAGAAGATGTGAAAACTTTAGTGAACATCAAAAGCAGCTTTCCTTACACCAGGTTGTCAGTTTTAGCCAATGGGTAGAAAATAGGTTTACAGCAGGATGGCAAAATGTTGATGCACTATTGAACTTGCAGAAAAAAACTGTTGTCTCTCAATTTAGAAGCGATATAGCCTTAAATAAATCTCGTGTAAAAGGGGCTAAATTAATTGATCTGGGAATGCAACTAGGAAAACAAAGTGTAGTTCTATTAGTTGGAATATCCCCAGAGATAGATGATAGAATTAGTATTAGGGTTCAGCTTTATCCAGCAGATGAAGAATCTTATTTACCTGCCAGTATGCGGCTTGCCTTACTTTCTCAGTCGGGTATGCTACTACAAGAGGTAATTTCTCGTAGCCATGATAGTTATGTACAACTAAAAAGGTTTAAGTTTCCTTTGGGGAAATCTTTTAGCATCCAAATGGTGCTGGGAGATGTGAATATAAAAGAAGATTTTATCCTAGATCAGCTTCTCGGAAAACTTTCATGA
- a CDS encoding FHA domain-containing protein, with amino-acid sequence MAGKNNQQILVNQSSSVVSNDSSMTPETNENHLLILQDEQGRKEFTLENHVYSLGRNHSCDIRLVSQFVSRCHARLVKLPRENNQSYYYRIVDGDANGKPSANGLMINGRKMSAHDLKNEDEIIFGPQVRAIYYLLKDTTRTNQTDSTEYDITLINPGMAEDLED; translated from the coding sequence ATGGCAGGAAAAAACAATCAACAAATTTTAGTTAATCAGAGTTCATCCGTCGTGAGCAACGATTCCTCAATGACACCAGAAACTAACGAAAATCATTTACTCATATTACAGGATGAGCAGGGACGTAAGGAATTTACCCTGGAAAATCATGTCTATTCCCTTGGTAGAAACCACAGTTGTGATATTCGCTTAGTGTCGCAATTTGTCTCCCGCTGTCATGCCAGACTAGTTAAACTTCCACGGGAAAATAATCAAAGCTACTATTATCGGATTGTAGATGGTGATGCTAACGGAAAACCCAGTGCCAATGGTCTGATGATCAATGGACGAAAGATGTCAGCACATGACTTGAAAAATGAAGACGAAATCATTTTTGGTCCCCAGGTACGGGCAATTTACTATCTGTTGAAAGATACCACCAGAACTAATCAAACGGATTCCACTGAGTACGATATTACACTCATAAATCCTGGTATGGCTGAAGACTTAGAAGATTAA
- a CDS encoding heavy metal translocating P-type ATPase has protein sequence MQLLPKTEQPQTITVNTKVILDVGGMKCAGCMRTVERHLSQYPGVKTAAVNLATDVAVVEYETGTVDADALAQHLTSVGFLTQVRQGKQTAATLNTKRHHEMRSARQQLAIASLLLALSVMGHVSSILGFSVPFLHNIWLHFALATLAILIPGRPILVDGWLSWWRNSPNMNTLVGLGTLTAYTASVVALLFPQLGWECFFDEPVMILGFMLLGKTLEQSARGKAASAFRKLLALQPQQAKLIGKPKKKQGAGGEESGTIFPIALNLFESVVEIPAEQVRVGEWVQVLPGEKIPVDGEIIYGQSTVDEAMLTGESVALLKQVGDTVTAGTLNQLGMLAIEANRTGDDTTIAQIVALVETAQNRKAPVQRFADIVSGYFTYFVLAASLVTFLFWYFIGANLWGNIPMSDGMGMSHQVGVEHSPSNLLLSLKLAIAVMVVACPCALGLATPTAIMVGTAMSAERGLLIKGGDVLEKVHHLKTIVFDKTGTLTTGKPTVTDCISLTSEEDSQLLEFASAAESGTSHPLAIAIQAEAAKRKLIIPQAEDFYTEPGLGVSAVVQGKTILLGNADWLSWHGISLNQQAETITQELAQAGKTIIYLTKNGQLAGIIAATDTLRSDAQNTIKHLQKMGLRVMLLSGDRLEAVNAIAQQLGINKSDIIAGVPPAKKAAIIESLQKGEFHPNSPQKSIVAMVGDGINDAPALSQADVGISLHSGTDVAMETAEIILMRDELTDVITAIELSRATFSKIRQNLFWAFAYNTVGIPLAAGVMLPSLGFILSPAGAALLMAFSSVSVVTNSLLLRWFTYKR, from the coding sequence ATGCAACTTCTTCCCAAAACCGAACAACCGCAGACTATTACCGTGAACACTAAAGTTATTCTTGATGTAGGGGGGATGAAGTGCGCTGGCTGTATGCGAACTGTCGAGCGTCATTTGAGTCAATATCCTGGAGTAAAAACAGCTGCTGTAAATCTGGCAACTGATGTGGCAGTGGTTGAGTATGAAACTGGAACTGTTGACGCTGATGCTTTAGCGCAACATTTAACATCAGTTGGCTTTTTAACCCAAGTTCGTCAGGGAAAACAAACCGCTGCAACCCTCAACACCAAGCGTCATCATGAAATGCGTTCGGCTAGGCAGCAATTAGCGATCGCTAGTTTATTATTAGCCTTATCGGTCATGGGTCATGTCAGTAGCATCTTAGGTTTTAGTGTGCCGTTTCTCCACAACATTTGGTTACACTTTGCCTTAGCAACTTTAGCAATTTTGATTCCTGGTCGTCCTATTTTAGTTGATGGGTGGCTGAGTTGGTGGCGCAATTCCCCCAACATGAACACCCTCGTGGGTTTAGGAACTTTGACGGCATATACTGCCAGTGTAGTGGCGCTGCTATTTCCTCAACTAGGCTGGGAATGCTTTTTTGATGAGCCTGTGATGATTTTAGGTTTCATGTTATTGGGGAAAACCCTAGAACAAAGTGCAAGGGGAAAGGCAGCATCAGCATTTAGAAAATTATTGGCACTGCAACCTCAACAAGCGAAATTAATTGGGAAACCGAAGAAGAAGCAGGGAGCAGGGGGAGAAGAATCTGGTACCATTTTCCCAATTGCCCTAAATCTCTTTGAATCAGTCGTGGAAATTCCTGCCGAACAGGTGCGAGTTGGTGAATGGGTGCAGGTATTGCCGGGGGAAAAAATCCCGGTTGATGGTGAAATCATTTATGGACAAAGCACGGTAGATGAAGCGATGTTGACTGGTGAATCTGTCGCCCTGTTGAAGCAAGTGGGGGATACTGTCACGGCTGGTACACTCAATCAATTGGGTATGCTGGCTATCGAGGCGAATCGTACTGGTGATGATACTACTATTGCCCAAATTGTCGCTCTGGTGGAAACTGCCCAAAACCGCAAAGCCCCGGTTCAGAGGTTTGCTGATATTGTTTCGGGTTATTTTACCTACTTTGTTTTGGCTGCTTCTTTAGTAACGTTTCTGTTTTGGTACTTTATTGGGGCAAATCTTTGGGGTAATATCCCGATGTCCGACGGCATGGGAATGTCACACCAGGTGGGAGTTGAGCATTCCCCCTCCAATTTGTTGCTGAGTTTGAAATTAGCCATCGCTGTTATGGTTGTAGCCTGTCCCTGCGCGCTAGGATTAGCAACACCCACTGCAATTATGGTGGGAACGGCAATGAGTGCCGAACGGGGTTTGTTAATTAAAGGTGGTGATGTCTTAGAAAAAGTACATCACCTAAAAACTATTGTCTTTGACAAAACAGGAACATTAACTACTGGTAAACCTACGGTAACGGATTGTATTTCCCTAACTTCAGAGGAAGATTCCCAGTTATTGGAATTTGCATCTGCTGCCGAAAGTGGTACTTCCCACCCGTTAGCGATCGCTATTCAGGCAGAAGCCGCAAAACGAAAATTAATCATTCCCCAAGCTGAAGATTTTTATACAGAGCCGGGACTCGGTGTCTCGGCTGTGGTGCAGGGAAAAACCATCCTTTTGGGAAATGCCGATTGGTTAAGTTGGCATGGAATTAGCTTGAATCAACAAGCCGAAACCATAACTCAAGAATTGGCACAAGCTGGTAAAACAATTATTTACTTAACAAAAAATGGACAACTAGCCGGAATTATCGCCGCAACCGACACCCTCAGAAGTGATGCCCAAAACACCATAAAACACCTACAGAAAATGGGTTTAAGGGTCATGCTACTCAGCGGAGATCGCCTCGAAGCCGTGAATGCGATCGCGCAGCAACTAGGCATCAACAAAAGCGATATTATTGCGGGTGTTCCCCCTGCTAAAAAAGCCGCCATCATTGAATCTCTCCAAAAAGGTGAATTTCATCCCAATTCTCCCCAAAAATCAATTGTGGCGATGGTGGGTGATGGTATCAACGATGCTCCCGCATTATCCCAAGCTGATGTCGGTATTTCCCTCCATTCTGGTACCGATGTCGCCATGGAAACCGCCGAAATCATCTTGATGCGAGACGAATTAACTGACGTGATCACCGCCATCGAACTCAGTCGGGCTACATTTAGTAAAATTCGCCAGAATTTATTCTGGGCTTTTGCGTATAATACAGTTGGCATACCTTTGGCTGCTGGTGTCATGCTACCAAGTCTAGGCTTTATTCTCAGCCCAGCAGGCGCAGCCCTGCTAATGGCTTTTAGTTCAGTAAGCGTGGTGACAAATTCCCTACTTTTAAGATGGTTTACTTACAAGCGCTAA
- a CDS encoding CHASE2 domain-containing protein — MTKLVVLNLGKGDFRQGFSTVTVQLWENSDRIPVQLLASLPPTSEIPELYRRWQLLYCLLNEAIIRGNSVTFDEESEVEIEEEDITNISLMEFDDLCDELKKQINLWLKSPSFIHIEQKLRTKLALSDEIRFIIETENEQVRQIPWHLWDLFEDYQYAVACLGSSEFENPKTTTKNPNRSMRILAILGNSDGIDIQKDRKILETISGAKTLFLVEPTRRELDNCLWDKQGWDIIFFAGHSYSQYNGESGKIYINKTDSLKISQLKNGLKSAVSHGLGLVIFNSCDGLGLAQDLASLHIPQIIVMREPVTDAVAQTFLKYFIQAFATGESLYLSVREAQARLQGLEDEFPCASWLPVICQNPAAQPLVWRKKSKNTVAVVKRSFIPSKKAFVLGVQTSISITALVMGVRSLGWMQSWELSAFDSIMRSRPAETPDNRIILVTVTEADVQAQPAAERGGASLSDKTLAQIIEKIEPLNPRVVGLDIYHENPVSPEYQKLKAFMQTSDRFVVICKAGEDETEPGVPPPPGVPPQSLGFSDVVPDADTIVRRQLLAMAPPTDPAIACKTDKSFNYRIATSYLKSQNITAKLTPDDNWLIGTKVFQSVQANSGGYHQIDSRGYQVFLNWRAANPFIKRVTVREVLNNQLTADLVKNRIVLIGTIAESFNDERWSTPYTTASLPYKQVAGVVVQAHMISQILSATLDNRPLLWVLPKWAEFIWVGCWSVIGCLIAYYSQSKWHLVISLIIGSGALYITCLFLLVQGVWIPSVPSAIVLLGSAAMLIIYTEYQTVNKNWDIYEQS, encoded by the coding sequence ATGACTAAGTTAGTGGTATTAAATTTAGGAAAAGGAGATTTTCGACAGGGATTTTCCACTGTTACTGTCCAGTTATGGGAAAATAGCGATCGCATTCCGGTTCAACTCCTTGCTAGCTTACCCCCAACCTCAGAAATTCCAGAACTGTATCGACGCTGGCAACTACTTTATTGTTTACTAAATGAGGCAATTATAAGAGGTAACAGTGTAACTTTCGACGAAGAATCGGAAGTAGAAATTGAAGAAGAAGATATCACGAATATATCTTTAATGGAATTTGATGACTTGTGTGATGAACTAAAAAAACAAATTAACCTTTGGTTGAAATCTCCATCATTCATCCATATCGAACAAAAGTTACGGACAAAATTAGCATTATCAGATGAAATCCGCTTCATCATTGAAACCGAAAACGAGCAAGTTCGTCAAATTCCTTGGCATTTATGGGACTTATTTGAAGATTATCAATATGCTGTAGCATGTTTAGGCAGTTCCGAGTTTGAAAACCCCAAAACCACTACAAAAAATCCAAATCGTAGCATGAGGATTTTAGCGATTTTGGGAAATAGCGATGGAATTGACATCCAAAAAGATCGGAAAATTTTGGAAACCATATCAGGGGCAAAAACACTCTTTTTAGTGGAACCCACCCGTAGAGAATTAGATAATTGCTTATGGGATAAACAAGGCTGGGATATTATTTTTTTTGCGGGACATAGCTATAGCCAATATAATGGTGAAAGCGGTAAAATCTATATTAATAAAACAGATAGTCTGAAAATTTCCCAGTTAAAAAACGGCTTAAAATCAGCAGTTTCTCATGGTTTGGGCTTAGTAATCTTTAATTCCTGTGATGGTTTAGGATTAGCACAGGATTTGGCATCATTACACATTCCGCAAATAATAGTCATGCGTGAACCTGTAACAGATGCAGTCGCACAGACATTTTTAAAGTATTTTATTCAAGCATTTGCAACTGGTGAATCTTTGTATCTTTCGGTGCGAGAAGCACAAGCTAGATTACAGGGTTTGGAAGATGAGTTTCCTTGTGCGAGTTGGTTGCCAGTAATTTGTCAAAATCCAGCTGCCCAACCCTTAGTTTGGAGAAAGAAGTCAAAGAATACTGTTGCAGTAGTAAAGAGAAGTTTTATCCCCAGCAAAAAAGCTTTTGTCTTGGGGGTACAAACAAGTATATCCATCACTGCCCTAGTGATGGGAGTGCGAAGCTTAGGTTGGATGCAATCATGGGAATTATCTGCCTTTGACAGCATCATGCGATCGCGTCCTGCAGAAACACCAGATAATCGAATTATACTTGTCACAGTTACAGAAGCTGATGTTCAAGCACAACCCGCAGCAGAAAGGGGTGGTGCATCTTTATCAGATAAAACTTTAGCTCAAATAATCGAAAAAATAGAGCCACTTAATCCCCGCGTAGTTGGTTTAGACATCTATCACGAAAATCCTGTTTCCCCAGAATACCAGAAATTAAAGGCATTCATGCAAACAAGCGATCGCTTCGTTGTGATTTGCAAAGCTGGTGAAGACGAGACAGAACCAGGAGTTCCCCCACCACCAGGAGTTCCCCCACAAAGCCTAGGTTTTAGCGATGTCGTACCTGATGCAGATACAATCGTGCGTCGGCAATTATTAGCGATGGCACCACCTACCGACCCTGCTATCGCGTGCAAAACAGATAAGTCTTTCAATTATCGCATTGCCACTAGTTATTTAAAATCTCAAAACATCACAGCAAAGCTAACACCAGATGATAACTGGTTGATCGGTACAAAAGTTTTTCAAAGTGTTCAAGCAAATAGCGGTGGATATCATCAAATAGACAGTCGAGGATATCAAGTATTTCTCAATTGGCGAGCTGCTAATCCATTTATCAAGCGAGTTACAGTTCGAGAAGTTTTAAACAATCAACTAACTGCCGACTTGGTTAAAAATCGGATTGTTCTAATTGGAACAATAGCCGAAAGTTTTAATGATGAACGTTGGTCTACACCCTATACTACTGCCTCATTACCCTATAAACAAGTAGCAGGAGTAGTCGTCCAAGCCCACATGATCAGTCAGATTCTTAGTGCTACCTTAGATAATCGTCCCCTGTTGTGGGTATTGCCTAAATGGGCAGAATTCATCTGGGTTGGATGTTGGTCTGTTATTGGCTGTTTAATTGCTTATTATTCTCAATCTAAATGGCACTTAGTTATCAGTTTAATAATCGGATCGGGAGCTTTATATATTACTTGTCTTTTCCTATTAGTTCAAGGTGTTTGGATACCTTCAGTTCCATCAGCCATAGTTCTATTGGGAAGCGCTGCAATGCTAATAATCTACACCGAATATCAAACAGTCAATAAAAACTGGGATATTTACGAACAATCATAA